One part of the Streptomyces sp. NBC_00286 genome encodes these proteins:
- a CDS encoding citrate synthase 2, which produces MSDFVPGLEGVVAFETEIAEPDKEGGALRYRGVDIEDLVGHVSFGNVWGLLVDGAFNPGLPPAEPFPIPVHSGDIRVDVQSALAMLAPVWGLKPLLDIDEQQAREDLARAAVMALSYVAQSARGQGLPMVPQREIDKAQSVVERFMIRWRGEPDPKHVAAVDAYWTSAAEHGMNASTFTARVIASTGADVAAALSGAVGAMSGPLHGGAPSRVLGMIEEIERTGNAEAYVRQALDKGERLMGFGHRVYRAEDPRARVLRRTARELGAPRFEIAEALEKAALAELHARRPDRVLATNVEFWAAIILDFAEVPAHMFTSMFTCARTAGWSAHILEQKRTGRLVRPSARYVGPGTRDPREIEGYGDIAH; this is translated from the coding sequence ATGTCCGACTTCGTACCCGGACTCGAGGGAGTCGTCGCTTTCGAGACGGAGATCGCCGAACCGGACAAGGAGGGCGGCGCCCTGCGATACCGGGGCGTCGACATCGAGGATCTGGTCGGCCATGTCTCCTTCGGCAACGTCTGGGGGCTCCTCGTCGACGGCGCCTTCAACCCCGGCCTGCCGCCCGCCGAGCCCTTCCCGATCCCCGTCCACTCCGGCGACATCCGCGTGGACGTCCAGTCGGCCCTCGCCATGCTGGCACCCGTCTGGGGCCTCAAACCCCTGCTGGACATCGACGAACAGCAAGCCCGCGAAGACCTCGCCCGCGCCGCCGTCATGGCCCTCTCCTACGTCGCCCAGTCCGCCCGCGGCCAGGGCCTGCCCATGGTCCCCCAGCGCGAGATCGACAAAGCCCAGTCCGTCGTCGAACGCTTCATGATCCGCTGGCGCGGCGAACCCGACCCCAAGCACGTAGCAGCAGTCGACGCCTACTGGACGTCCGCCGCCGAACACGGCATGAACGCCTCCACCTTCACGGCGCGCGTCATCGCGTCGACCGGCGCAGACGTGGCGGCGGCCCTCTCCGGCGCGGTCGGCGCCATGTCCGGCCCCCTCCACGGCGGCGCCCCCTCCCGCGTACTCGGCATGATCGAGGAGATCGAACGCACCGGGAACGCCGAAGCCTACGTACGCCAGGCCCTCGACAAGGGCGAACGCCTCATGGGCTTCGGCCACCGCGTCTACCGCGCCGAAGACCCCCGAGCCCGAGTCCTCCGCCGCACCGCCCGCGAACTCGGCGCCCCCCGCTTCGAAATCGCCGAAGCCCTCGAAAAAGCGGCCCTCGCGGAACTCCACGCCCGCCGCCCCGACCGAGTCCTGGCGACGAACGTCGAGTTCTGGGCCGCCATCATCCTCGACTTTGCCGAGGTCCCCGCCCACATGTTCACCTCGATGTTCACCTGCGCCCGCACAGCAGGCTGGTCAGCCCACATCCTGGAACAAAAGCGCACGGGCCGCCTCGTACGGCCGTCCGCGCGCTACGTGGGCCCCGGCACGCGCGACCCGCGCGAGATCGAGGGCTACGGGGACATCGCGCACTGA
- the pdxH gene encoding pyridoxamine 5'-phosphate oxidase yields the protein MRQDDRVTDHDPVLDPALMRKQYRAEGLDETELADHPMEQFAHWFRQAAKAAAQGAVYEPNAMVVSTVDAAGLPSSRTVLLKQFDERGFVFYTNYASRKARDLAENAYVSLLFPWHALARQVVVSGVARRTGRDETAAYFRTRPHGSQLGAWASTQSAVVSSRAELDAAYAELAARYPEGEQVPVPPNWGGFRVEPQTVEFWQGRENRLHDRLRYVATPGGGWRVERLSP from the coding sequence ATGCGGCAAGATGACCGCGTGACCGACCATGACCCCGTCCTCGACCCGGCCCTGATGCGTAAGCAGTACCGGGCCGAGGGACTCGACGAGACCGAGCTGGCCGACCACCCGATGGAGCAGTTCGCGCACTGGTTCCGGCAGGCGGCGAAGGCCGCGGCGCAGGGCGCGGTGTACGAGCCGAACGCCATGGTGGTGTCCACGGTGGACGCGGCGGGGCTGCCGAGTTCGCGGACGGTGCTGCTGAAGCAGTTCGACGAGCGGGGTTTCGTCTTCTACACGAACTACGCGTCCCGTAAGGCGCGCGATCTGGCGGAGAACGCGTACGTCTCGCTGCTGTTCCCCTGGCACGCACTGGCCCGCCAGGTCGTCGTCAGCGGTGTCGCGCGGCGTACGGGGCGTGATGAGACGGCCGCGTACTTCCGGACCCGTCCGCATGGCTCCCAGCTCGGCGCCTGGGCCAGCACGCAGTCCGCTGTCGTGTCCTCGCGGGCCGAACTCGACGCGGCGTACGCGGAGTTGGCCGCGCGTTACCCGGAGGGCGAGCAGGTTCCGGTGCCGCCGAACTGGGGTGGTTTCCGTGTCGAGCCGCAGACGGTCGAGTTCTGGCAGGGGCGGGAGAACCGGCTCCACGACCGGCTGCGGTATGTGGCGACGCCGGGCGGTGGGTGGCGGGTGGAGCGGCTCAGTCCCTGA
- a CDS encoding TetR/AcrR family transcriptional regulator, with amino-acid sequence MGAVNAGLVDPKQDRAPKQDRAPKQDRSRATRKRLLEAAVACLAEHGWAGSTVSVVAERAGVSRGAAQHHFPTREDLFTAAVEYVAEQRSTALRDLFPDGPADRRAVVRALVDLYTGPLFRAALHLWVAASNEDQLRPRVTELEARVGRETHHIAVDLLGADESRPGVRETVQGLLDMARGLGLANLLTDDGARRERVVAQWGEILDGVLD; translated from the coding sequence ATGGGTGCTGTGAACGCCGGGCTTGTGGACCCCAAGCAGGACCGCGCCCCCAAGCAGGACCGCGCCCCCAAGCAGGACCGCAGCCGCGCCACCCGCAAGCGACTCCTGGAGGCCGCCGTCGCCTGCCTCGCCGAACACGGCTGGGCGGGCTCCACGGTCTCCGTCGTCGCCGAACGCGCCGGGGTCTCCCGCGGCGCCGCCCAGCACCACTTCCCGACCCGCGAGGACCTCTTCACGGCAGCGGTCGAGTACGTCGCCGAACAGCGCTCCACCGCCCTGCGCGACCTCTTCCCCGACGGCCCCGCGGACCGCCGCGCCGTCGTACGCGCCCTGGTCGACCTCTACACGGGCCCACTGTTCCGCGCCGCCCTCCACCTCTGGGTCGCCGCCTCCAACGAGGACCAACTCCGCCCCCGCGTCACGGAGTTGGAGGCCCGAGTAGGCCGCGAAACCCACCACATAGCCGTGGACCTCCTCGGCGCGGACGAATCCCGCCCCGGCGTCCGCGAAACCGTCCAGGGCCTCCTGGACATGGCCCGAGGCCTCGGCCTCGCCAACCTCCTCACGGACGACGGCGCGAGGCGAGAGCGGGTCGTCGCGCAATGGGGAGAGATCTTGGACGGGGTGCTCGACTGA
- a CDS encoding enoyl-CoA hydratase family protein has product MTLVRRSHERGITTLTLDSPANRNALSIALVAELADALKQSGKDGDVRAVVLTHTGNTFCAGADLRYTPQPTAIVRLLRQIIELRKPVVARITGHVRAGGLGLLGASDIAVAGAEATFAFTEVRIGVAPAVISLPLLHRTDPRALSRYYLTGEDFGSAEAARIGLLTAAGSDVDEVLEPILDGLRRASPQGLRETKRLLTAKVLESFHQDAGELAGLSARLFASADAREGITSLLERRDPEWVL; this is encoded by the coding sequence ATGACCCTGGTCCGCCGGTCGCACGAGCGCGGCATCACCACCCTCACCCTCGACTCACCGGCCAACCGCAACGCCCTGTCCATCGCCCTCGTGGCCGAACTGGCGGACGCGCTGAAACAGAGCGGCAAGGACGGCGACGTACGCGCCGTCGTCCTCACCCACACCGGGAACACGTTCTGCGCGGGCGCCGACCTGCGCTACACCCCGCAGCCGACGGCGATCGTCCGGCTGCTGAGGCAGATCATCGAGCTGCGCAAACCCGTCGTGGCCCGGATCACCGGGCACGTACGGGCGGGCGGCCTCGGCCTGCTCGGCGCCTCCGACATCGCGGTCGCGGGCGCCGAGGCCACCTTCGCCTTCACGGAGGTACGCATCGGCGTCGCGCCCGCCGTCATCTCGTTGCCGCTCCTGCACCGCACCGACCCACGCGCCCTCAGCCGCTACTACCTCACCGGCGAGGACTTCGGATCGGCCGAAGCGGCACGCATCGGCCTGCTGACGGCGGCCGGCAGCGACGTAGACGAAGTGCTCGAACCCATCCTCGACGGCCTGCGCCGAGCCTCCCCCCAAGGCCTGCGGGAGACGAAGCGGCTGCTCACGGCTAAGGTGCTGGAATCCTTCCACCAGGACGCCGGCGAACTGGCCGGGCTCTCGGCCCGCCTGTTCGCCTCCGCCGACGCCCGCGAGGGCATAACGTCCCTCCTCGAACGACGGGATCCCGAATGGGTGCTGTGA
- a CDS encoding acyl-CoA dehydrogenase family protein, with the protein MSPVVETEEHAALRSAVAALGKRHGRNHTPEDLWSETAKLGYLGVNLPEEYGGGGGGISELSIVLEELGAAGCPLLMMIVSPAICGTVIARFGTTEQKQEWLPGLADGTRLMAFGITEPDAGSNSHRLTTTARRDGNGTDWLLTGRKVFISGVDKADATLIVGRTEDARTGRLKPCLFIVPRDTAGFEHRRIDMELHTTEYQFELTLDDVRLPADALVGDEDAGLLQLFAGLNPERIMTAAFAIGMGRYALSRAVEYARERTVWKEPIGAHQAIAHPLAQAHIDLELARLMMQKAAALYDAGDDTAAGEAANMAKYAAGEACVKAVDQAVHTLGGNGLTSEFGLASLITASRVARIAPVSREMILNYVSHQTLGLPKSY; encoded by the coding sequence ATGTCCCCCGTCGTGGAAACCGAAGAACACGCAGCCCTCCGATCAGCAGTCGCAGCCCTGGGCAAACGCCACGGCCGCAACCACACCCCCGAAGATCTCTGGTCCGAGACAGCCAAACTCGGCTACCTAGGAGTCAACCTCCCCGAGGAATACGGCGGCGGAGGCGGCGGCATATCCGAACTCTCCATAGTCCTGGAGGAGTTGGGAGCCGCAGGCTGCCCCCTCCTCATGATGATCGTGTCGCCGGCGATCTGCGGCACGGTAATCGCCCGCTTCGGCACAACAGAGCAGAAGCAGGAGTGGCTGCCCGGCCTCGCAGACGGCACCCGCCTCATGGCCTTCGGCATCACCGAACCGGACGCCGGCTCCAACAGCCACCGCCTCACCACCACAGCCCGCCGCGACGGCAATGGCACCGACTGGCTCCTCACCGGCCGTAAGGTCTTCATCTCCGGCGTGGACAAGGCCGACGCCACCCTCATCGTCGGCCGCACGGAAGACGCACGTACGGGCAGGCTCAAGCCCTGCCTGTTCATCGTCCCGCGCGACACGGCCGGCTTCGAGCACCGCCGCATCGACATGGAACTCCACACCACGGAGTACCAGTTCGAGCTCACCCTCGACGACGTACGACTGCCCGCCGACGCACTGGTCGGCGACGAAGACGCCGGCCTGCTCCAGCTCTTCGCCGGGCTCAATCCGGAGCGCATCATGACGGCCGCGTTCGCGATCGGCATGGGCCGCTACGCGCTCTCCAGGGCGGTCGAATACGCCCGCGAGCGCACCGTATGGAAGGAACCCATCGGCGCCCACCAGGCCATCGCGCACCCCCTCGCGCAGGCCCACATCGACCTCGAACTCGCCCGCCTGATGATGCAGAAGGCCGCCGCCCTGTACGACGCGGGCGACGACACCGCCGCAGGAGAGGCCGCCAACATGGCGAAGTACGCGGCGGGCGAGGCCTGCGTGAAAGCCGTCGACCAGGCCGTACACACCCTCGGCGGCAACGGCCTGACCAGCGAGTTCGGCCTCGCCTCGCTCATCACGGCGTCCCGTGTGGCCCGAATCGCCCCCGTCAGCCGGGAGATGATTCTCAACTACGTCTCCCACCAGACCCTGGGCCTGCCCAAGTCGTACTGA
- a CDS encoding acetyl/propionyl/methylcrotonyl-CoA carboxylase subunit alpha codes for MISRVLVANRGEIACRVFRTCGELGIRTVAVYSDADENALHARVTDAAVRLPGAAPSDTYLRGELIVKAALNAGADAVHPGYGFLSENADFARAVLDAGLVWIGPPPEAIEAMASKTRAKELMGLASLTDAKDVTEDDLPVLVKAAAGGGGRGMRVVRRLGDLEGELAAARAEAQSAFGDGQVFIEPYVEGGRHVEVQILADTHGTVWPLGTRDCSLQRRHQKVIEEAPAPGLTSELTDSLYAMAVRAARTVGYVGAGTVEFLVADGKAHFLEMNTRLQVEHPVTEAVFGIDLVALQIRIAEGAALDGSPPLPSGHAIEARLYAEDPANGWTPQTGTLHRLTVPGIRLDTGYEDGDTIGVHYDPMLAKAVAHAPTRAEALRKLAGALERATIHGPVTNRDLLVRSLRHPEFTSGRMDTGFYDRHLGELTTPAPDPYGPLAAALADAQGRSRFGGWRNLPSQPQTKRYLMDGTEHEVRYHHTRLGLTADGVRVLHTAADRVVLEVDGVRRNFDVARYGDEVYVNTTALKALPRFPDPTAQQEPGSLLAPMPGTVVRVAEGLAEGSVVRAGEPLIWLEAMKMEHKISAPVSGTLSALHATPGQQVEPGTLLAVVQDNEPPSP; via the coding sequence GTGATTTCCCGTGTGCTGGTCGCCAACCGGGGCGAGATCGCCTGCCGTGTCTTCCGCACCTGCGGTGAGTTGGGAATCCGAACGGTCGCCGTGTACTCGGACGCCGACGAAAACGCCCTCCACGCGCGCGTGACCGACGCGGCGGTACGGCTGCCGGGCGCGGCGCCATCGGATACGTACCTCCGCGGCGAACTGATTGTGAAGGCGGCCCTGAATGCGGGCGCGGACGCCGTGCACCCCGGCTACGGCTTCCTCTCCGAGAACGCCGACTTCGCGCGCGCCGTCCTCGACGCGGGCCTCGTCTGGATCGGCCCGCCGCCCGAGGCGATCGAGGCGATGGCCTCCAAGACACGCGCCAAGGAGCTGATGGGGCTCGCCTCGCTGACCGACGCCAAGGACGTCACCGAGGACGACCTGCCCGTCCTGGTGAAGGCCGCCGCGGGCGGAGGCGGGCGCGGTATGCGTGTCGTACGCCGACTCGGCGACCTGGAAGGCGAGTTGGCGGCAGCGCGGGCCGAGGCCCAGAGCGCCTTCGGAGACGGCCAAGTCTTCATCGAGCCCTACGTGGAGGGCGGTCGGCATGTCGAGGTGCAGATCCTGGCCGACACGCACGGCACGGTGTGGCCGCTCGGCACCCGCGACTGCTCCCTCCAGCGCCGCCACCAGAAGGTGATCGAGGAGGCCCCGGCACCGGGTTTGACATCCGAACTGACCGACTCCTTGTACGCGATGGCGGTACGAGCGGCCCGTACGGTCGGCTACGTGGGCGCGGGCACGGTCGAGTTCCTCGTAGCCGACGGCAAGGCGCACTTCCTGGAGATGAACACCCGGCTCCAGGTCGAACACCCCGTCACGGAGGCGGTGTTCGGCATCGACCTCGTGGCCCTCCAGATCCGGATCGCCGAGGGCGCCGCCCTGGACGGCAGCCCACCGCTCCCCTCCGGCCACGCGATCGAGGCCCGCCTCTACGCGGAAGACCCGGCGAACGGCTGGACCCCACAGACCGGCACCCTGCACCGCCTCACCGTCCCCGGAATCCGCCTCGACACGGGCTACGAGGACGGCGACACGATCGGCGTCCACTACGACCCGATGCTCGCCAAGGCCGTCGCCCACGCCCCCACACGCGCGGAGGCCCTGCGCAAGCTGGCAGGCGCCCTGGAGAGGGCGACGATCCACGGCCCGGTCACCAACCGAGACCTCCTCGTACGCTCGCTCCGGCACCCGGAGTTCACGTCGGGCCGCATGGACACGGGCTTCTACGACCGGCACCTGGGCGAGCTGACGACGCCTGCGCCGGACCCGTACGGACCCCTGGCCGCCGCCCTCGCCGATGCGCAAGGCCGCTCCCGCTTCGGCGGCTGGCGCAACCTGCCGTCACAGCCGCAGACCAAGCGCTACCTGATGGACGGCACCGAGCACGAGGTCCGCTACCACCACACCCGCCTCGGTCTGACCGCCGACGGGGTACGCGTCCTGCACACGGCCGCCGACCGGGTCGTACTCGAAGTGGACGGCGTACGAAGGAACTTCGACGTGGCCCGCTACGGCGACGAGGTGTACGTGAACACCACCGCCCTCAAGGCCCTCCCCCGCTTCCCCGACCCCACGGCCCAGCAAGAGCCCGGCTCCCTGCTGGCACCGATGCCGGGCACGGTCGTACGGGTCGCTGAGGGGCTGGCCGAGGGGTCCGTTGTGCGGGCAGGGGAGCCCCTCATCTGGCTGGAGGCAATGAAGATGGAACACAAGATCTCGGCGCCGGTCTCGGGCACGCTGAGCGCCCTGCACGCGACTCCAGGCCAGCAGGTAGAGCCCGGCACCTTGCTAGCGGTGGTCCAGGACAACGAACCCCCTTCCCCCTGA
- a CDS encoding acyl-CoA carboxylase subunit beta yields the protein MTVLATALDTTGPDYTAHREAMLGKLAELDAEHAKALAGGGEKYVTRHRERGKLLARERIELLLDPDTPFLELSPLAAWGSEYSVGASLVTGIGVVEGVECLITANDPTVRGGASNPWSLKKALRANDIALANRLPCISLVESGGADLPSQKEIFIPGGAIFRDLTRLSAAGIPTVAVVFGNSTAGGAYIPGMSDHVIMVKERAKVFLGGPPLVKMATGEESDDESLGGAEMHARVSGLADHFAVDEPDALRQARRVIARLNHRKAYDDPGPAAPPKYDEDELLGIVPGDLKVPFDPREVIARIVDGSDFDEFKSLYGTSLTTGWATLHGYPVGVLANAQGVLFSEESQKAAQFIQLANQRDIPLLFLHNTTGYMVGKEYEQGGIIKHGAMMINAVSNSTVPHLSVLMGASYGAGHYGMCGRAYDPRFLFAWPSAKSAVMGPQQLAGVLSIVARQSAAAKGQPYDEDGDAALRAMVEQQIEAESLPMFLSGRLYDDGVIDPRDTRTVLGLCLSAIHTAPYEGVRGGFGVFRM from the coding sequence ATGACCGTCCTGGCGACCGCGCTCGACACCACAGGCCCCGACTACACGGCCCACCGCGAAGCCATGCTCGGCAAGCTCGCCGAACTCGACGCCGAGCACGCGAAGGCCCTCGCGGGCGGCGGCGAGAAGTACGTCACCCGGCACCGCGAACGCGGCAAGCTGCTCGCCCGCGAACGCATCGAGCTGTTGCTGGATCCCGACACGCCGTTCCTCGAACTCTCGCCGCTCGCCGCCTGGGGGAGCGAGTACTCCGTCGGCGCCTCGCTCGTCACCGGGATCGGCGTCGTCGAGGGCGTGGAGTGCCTGATCACCGCGAACGACCCGACCGTACGCGGCGGAGCCAGCAACCCCTGGAGCCTGAAAAAGGCGCTGCGGGCCAATGACATCGCCCTCGCCAACCGGCTGCCGTGCATCAGCCTGGTGGAGTCCGGTGGCGCCGATCTGCCCTCCCAGAAGGAAATCTTCATCCCTGGGGGCGCGATTTTCCGCGACCTCACCAGGCTGTCCGCCGCCGGGATCCCGACCGTGGCGGTCGTCTTCGGGAACTCGACCGCCGGAGGCGCGTACATCCCCGGGATGTCCGACCACGTGATCATGGTCAAGGAGAGGGCGAAAGTGTTCCTCGGCGGGCCGCCCTTGGTGAAGATGGCCACCGGCGAGGAGAGCGACGACGAGTCCCTGGGCGGCGCCGAGATGCACGCGCGCGTGTCGGGCCTCGCGGACCACTTCGCGGTCGACGAACCGGACGCCCTCCGCCAGGCCCGCCGGGTGATCGCCCGCCTCAACCACCGCAAGGCGTACGACGATCCGGGGCCGGCCGCGCCCCCCAAGTACGACGAGGACGAGCTCCTGGGCATCGTCCCCGGCGACCTGAAGGTGCCCTTCGACCCGCGCGAGGTCATCGCCCGTATCGTCGACGGCTCCGACTTCGACGAGTTCAAGTCGCTCTACGGGACGAGCCTCACCACCGGGTGGGCCACACTCCACGGCTATCCGGTGGGCGTGCTGGCCAACGCCCAAGGGGTGCTGTTCAGCGAGGAGTCCCAGAAGGCGGCCCAGTTCATCCAGCTCGCCAACCAGCGCGACATCCCGCTGCTGTTCCTGCACAACACCACCGGCTACATGGTCGGCAAGGAGTACGAGCAGGGCGGCATCATCAAGCACGGCGCGATGATGATCAACGCGGTGTCCAACTCGACGGTCCCGCACCTGTCCGTGCTCATGGGGGCCTCCTACGGGGCCGGTCACTACGGGATGTGCGGGCGGGCGTACGACCCGCGTTTCCTGTTCGCCTGGCCCAGCGCCAAGTCGGCCGTCATGGGGCCTCAACAGCTCGCCGGAGTCCTGTCGATCGTGGCCCGGCAGTCCGCGGCGGCCAAGGGGCAGCCGTACGACGAGGACGGCGACGCGGCGCTGCGCGCCATGGTGGAGCAGCAGATCGAAGCCGAGTCGCTGCCGATGTTCCTGTCCGGGCGGCTGTACGACGACGGGGTCATCGACCCGCGCGACACCCGCACCGTCCTCGGCCTGTGCCTGTCCGCGATCCACACGGCGCCCTATGAGGGCGTACGCGGTGGCTTCGGCGTCTTCCGGATGTGA
- a CDS encoding acyclic terpene utilization AtuA family protein codes for MSPETIPETRPETRPEQTPPLRIGNASGFYGDRFDAMREMLTGGPLDVLTGDYLAELTMLILGRDRQKDPAAGYARTFLRQLEECLGLAHERGVRIVANAGGLSPAGLADAVRELADRLGIPVRVAHVEGDDLTARYSGSLAAHAYLGGFGIAACLRAGADIVVTGRVTDAALVTGPAVAHFGWRQDDHDRLAGAVVAGHILECGTQATGGNYARFTDHPRSTFLHPGFPLAEVHADGSSVITKHDGTGGVVDIGTVTAQLLYETGAVRYAGPDVTARLDSVRLTQEGPDRVRIDGVRGEPPPPTLKVGLNRLGGFRNQVVFVLTGLEVEQKAALVRDQMEAALANAKARPNEVSWELARTDRADAPTEETASALLRLVVRDADPEVVGRALSGAAVELALASYPGFHVTAPPGKGSPYGVFEAAYVEQGAVPHTAVLPDGSRVRIDPPTRTRPLANMDEELVLPGPLPDGRVRRAPLGRVAGARSGDKGGDANVGLWAPTHDAWRWLAHALTVDRFRELLPETADLTVVRHVLPNLRALNFVVEGLLGEGVASQARFDPQAKALGEWLRSRHLDIPEALL; via the coding sequence GTGAGCCCGGAAACGATCCCGGAGACGCGCCCGGAGACGCGCCCGGAACAGACCCCACCCCTCCGCATCGGCAACGCCTCCGGCTTCTACGGCGACCGCTTCGACGCGATGCGCGAAATGCTCACCGGCGGCCCCCTGGACGTCCTCACCGGCGACTACCTCGCCGAACTCACCATGCTCATCCTGGGACGGGATCGGCAAAAAGACCCCGCCGCCGGATACGCCCGCACCTTCCTGCGCCAGCTGGAGGAGTGCCTCGGGCTCGCGCACGAGCGAGGCGTACGCATCGTCGCCAACGCCGGTGGCCTCAGCCCGGCCGGACTCGCCGACGCCGTAAGGGAGTTGGCGGACCGCCTCGGCATCCCGGTCCGCGTCGCCCACGTCGAAGGCGACGACCTCACCGCCCGGTACTCCGGCAGCCTCGCCGCGCACGCCTACCTCGGCGGCTTCGGTATCGCCGCCTGTCTGCGCGCGGGCGCGGACATCGTCGTCACCGGCCGTGTCACCGATGCCGCGCTGGTCACCGGGCCCGCCGTCGCCCACTTCGGCTGGCGGCAGGACGACCACGACCGGCTTGCGGGCGCCGTCGTCGCCGGGCACATCCTGGAGTGCGGCACCCAGGCCACCGGCGGCAACTACGCCCGCTTCACCGACCACCCCCGGAGCACCTTCCTCCACCCCGGCTTCCCGCTCGCCGAAGTCCACGCGGATGGTTCGAGCGTCATCACCAAGCACGACGGCACCGGCGGCGTCGTGGACATCGGCACGGTCACCGCGCAGCTCCTGTACGAGACGGGCGCCGTCCGGTACGCGGGCCCCGATGTCACCGCCCGCCTCGACTCCGTACGGCTCACCCAGGAGGGCCCGGATCGCGTACGCATCGACGGCGTACGCGGCGAGCCCCCACCGCCCACCCTCAAAGTCGGCCTCAACCGGCTCGGCGGCTTCCGCAACCAAGTCGTCTTCGTTCTCACGGGACTTGAGGTCGAGCAGAAGGCGGCCCTCGTACGGGACCAGATGGAAGCCGCACTGGCGAATGCCAAGGCCCGCCCCAATGAGGTGAGTTGGGAGCTGGCCCGCACCGACCGGGCCGACGCCCCGACCGAGGAGACCGCGAGCGCGCTGCTGCGGCTCGTGGTGCGGGACGCCGATCCCGAGGTGGTGGGGCGCGCGCTGAGCGGGGCCGCGGTCGAGCTGGCGCTGGCCAGTTACCCGGGATTCCATGTCACGGCGCCACCCGGGAAGGGCAGCCCGTATGGAGTCTTCGAGGCCGCGTACGTCGAGCAGGGCGCCGTCCCGCACACGGCCGTGCTGCCCGACGGCAGCCGCGTACGCATCGATCCGCCGACCCGGACGCGCCCGCTCGCGAACATGGACGAAGAGCTGGTGCTGCCCGGGCCGTTGCCCGACGGCCGGGTGCGGCGGGCGCCGCTCGGGCGAGTCGCCGGCGCCCGCAGCGGCGACAAGGGCGGCGACGCGAACGTCGGCCTCTGGGCCCCCACGCACGATGCCTGGCGCTGGCTCGCGCACGCCCTCACCGTCGACCGCTTCCGCGAACTCCTCCCGGAGACCGCCGACTTGACGGTCGTACGACACGTGCTGCCCAATCTCCGCGCCCTGAACTTCGTCGTCGAGGGACTCCTCGGCGAGGGCGTCGCCTCGCAGGCCCGCTTCGACCCGCAGGCCAAGGCCCTCGGCGAATGGCTCCGCTCCCGTCACCTGGACATCCCGGAGGCGCTCCTATGA
- a CDS encoding TIGR03084 family metal-binding protein, translated as MSDPTPVLDDLRDESDELDRLVRELTEGEWARATPAPGWSVAHQIAHLAWTDRAALLAVHDPEAFARQVQKAFGSSDTFVDEGAEEGAGLPPAELLARWRKSRALLQVALRAAPPCARFAWFGPPMSTASMATGRIMETWAHGQDIADALGLVRTPTNRLRHVVRIGVRARDFAFSVRGLSAPEEEFRVELVAPSGDDVWAYGPEDAPQRVTGPALDFCLLVTRRAHRADLAVQAEGPDADRWLDIAQAFAGPPGAGREPKGPKGATG; from the coding sequence GTGTCCGACCCCACGCCCGTACTCGACGACCTGCGCGACGAGAGCGACGAACTCGACCGGCTCGTAAGGGAGTTGACCGAGGGCGAGTGGGCGCGTGCGACGCCCGCGCCCGGCTGGAGCGTCGCCCACCAGATCGCGCACCTCGCCTGGACCGACCGGGCCGCGCTGCTCGCCGTGCACGACCCGGAGGCCTTCGCGAGGCAGGTGCAGAAGGCCTTCGGGTCCTCGGACACCTTCGTGGACGAGGGCGCCGAGGAAGGCGCCGGACTCCCGCCCGCCGAGCTCCTCGCGCGGTGGCGTAAGAGCCGGGCGCTCCTGCAGGTCGCGCTGCGAGCGGCACCGCCCTGCGCGCGCTTCGCCTGGTTCGGGCCGCCGATGTCCACCGCCTCCATGGCCACCGGCCGGATCATGGAAACCTGGGCCCACGGGCAGGACATCGCCGACGCGCTCGGCCTCGTGCGCACCCCCACCAACCGCCTCCGCCACGTCGTACGCATCGGCGTCCGCGCCCGCGACTTCGCCTTCTCCGTACGGGGGTTGAGCGCGCCGGAAGAGGAGTTCCGCGTCGAGCTCGTGGCGCCGTCGGGGGACGACGTGTGGGCGTACGGCCCTGAAGACGCACCCCAGCGCGTCACCGGACCCGCGCTCGACTTCTGCCTGCTGGTCACCCGGCGCGCCCACCGCGCCGACCTCGCAGTGCAGGCCGAAGGTCCGGACGCCGACCGGTGGCTGGACATCGCCCAGGCCTTCGCGGGACCTCCGGGCGCGGGACGCGAGCCTAAAGGGCCCAAGGGAGCCACCGGGTGA